A DNA window from Centroberyx gerrardi isolate f3 chromosome 3, fCenGer3.hap1.cur.20231027, whole genome shotgun sequence contains the following coding sequences:
- the LOC139930202 gene encoding uncharacterized protein LOC139930202 isoform X1 → MADSGAVEKTQLPRSGPSSKNGVKKPLTEQAKRAKGESDRIRNKTRVNLGQAFTRWRELRQHKGFKTDTELACFLLNYLGANPLEIQPALSSMDTNSSSKKSTGCVQLKKAPKLIQRQDTAAPSKNNSEDRGTVSTGSGAVSSIHHAAAVQPSENGMDQRKKDNVCQSQERHDNWTMTTRVLESKEGQNGVMNDSGEAWDCLGASTYVDDGQYLVDLESPSQHIVDEECILQLFRTCLECNKQCTVRKRVKGLELVVYQACYFCHCRCKWTNQPEPATQSNDGEHTPELT, encoded by the exons ATGGCAGACAGTGGAGCCGTTGAAAAAACACAACTCCCGAGATCTGGACCCTCTTCCAAAAACGGCGTAAAGAAGCCTTTGACGGAGCAGGCAAAGAGAGCGAAGGGGGAAAGTGACAGAATCCGGAATAAGACCAGGGTGAACCTCGGCCAGGCGTTCACGCGCTGGAGAGAGCTGCGGCAGCACAAGGGCTTCAAAACCGACACTGAACTGGCTTGCTTCCTACTCAA TTATCTTGGGGCTAATCCTTTAGAGATCCAACCTGCTCTTTCAAGCATGGACACAAATTCTTCATCCAAGAAGAG CACTGGCTGTGTGCAATTGAAGAAGGCACCTAAGCTCATACAGCGTCAGGATACAGCTGCACCTTCAAAAAACAACTCAGAAGACAG GGGAACTGTGTCAACTGGATCTGGGGCCGTTTCTTCCATCCatcatgctgctgctgtccaacCATCTGAAAATGGAATG gaccagagaaaaaaagacaatgttTGCCAAAGCCAAGAAAGACACGACAACTGGACAATGACAACCAGAGTCTTGGAAAGTAAAGAAG GTCAAAATGGAGTAATGAATGACTCTGGGGAAGCTTGGGATTGCCTCGGCGCCTCAACATATGTGGATGATGGGCAGTACCTGGTGGATTTGGAGAG CCCATCTCAGCACATCGTCGACGAGGAGTGCATCCTCCAGCTGTTCAGGACGTGCCTCGAATGCAACAAGCAGTGTACGGTGAGAAAACGCGTCAAAGGCCTAGAGCTGGTGGTGTACCAGGCGTGCTACTTCTGCCACTGCCGCTGCAAATGGACCAACCAGCCAGAACCAGCCACCCAGAGTAATGACGGCGAGCACACGCCCGAGTTGACGTAG
- the LOC139930202 gene encoding uncharacterized protein LOC139930202 isoform X2 — MDTNSSSKKSTGCVQLKKAPKLIQRQDTAAPSKNNSEDRGTVSTGSGAVSSIHHAAAVQPSENGMDQRKKDNVCQSQERHDNWTMTTRVLESKEGQNGVMNDSGEAWDCLGASTYVDDGQYLVDLESPSQHIVDEECILQLFRTCLECNKQCTVRKRVKGLELVVYQACYFCHCRCKWTNQPEPATQSNDGEHTPELT; from the exons ATGGACACAAATTCTTCATCCAAGAAGAG CACTGGCTGTGTGCAATTGAAGAAGGCACCTAAGCTCATACAGCGTCAGGATACAGCTGCACCTTCAAAAAACAACTCAGAAGACAG GGGAACTGTGTCAACTGGATCTGGGGCCGTTTCTTCCATCCatcatgctgctgctgtccaacCATCTGAAAATGGAATG gaccagagaaaaaaagacaatgttTGCCAAAGCCAAGAAAGACACGACAACTGGACAATGACAACCAGAGTCTTGGAAAGTAAAGAAG GTCAAAATGGAGTAATGAATGACTCTGGGGAAGCTTGGGATTGCCTCGGCGCCTCAACATATGTGGATGATGGGCAGTACCTGGTGGATTTGGAGAG CCCATCTCAGCACATCGTCGACGAGGAGTGCATCCTCCAGCTGTTCAGGACGTGCCTCGAATGCAACAAGCAGTGTACGGTGAGAAAACGCGTCAAAGGCCTAGAGCTGGTGGTGTACCAGGCGTGCTACTTCTGCCACTGCCGCTGCAAATGGACCAACCAGCCAGAACCAGCCACCCAGAGTAATGACGGCGAGCACACGCCCGAGTTGACGTAG